Proteins co-encoded in one Armatimonadota bacterium genomic window:
- a CDS encoding nucleoside 2-deoxyribosyltransferase yields the protein MKIYMAGPLFTPYHRAFIARNAERLRDAGFVCLVPHERGVVHEIDRATGKVLTPAQIFQMDYKMVADAHAIVALLDDPDVSSGTAAEIGIFYGLMQHDKTKKGILGLLTDARAWKRAAAGAPPINAFTLGTVEAAGAVYRTLDEVIAHLDVWRRELHAEGLLL from the coding sequence ATGAAGATCTACATGGCAGGTCCGCTGTTCACCCCGTACCATCGCGCCTTCATCGCCCGTAATGCCGAGCGCCTACGAGACGCGGGCTTCGTATGCCTGGTGCCACACGAGCGCGGCGTCGTGCATGAAATCGACCGGGCGACTGGCAAGGTCCTCACGCCAGCACAAATCTTCCAGATGGACTACAAGATGGTCGCAGACGCCCACGCAATCGTCGCGTTGCTGGATGATCCGGACGTCAGCAGCGGCACCGCAGCTGAGATCGGCATCTTCTACGGCCTGATGCAGCACGACAAGACGAAAAAGGGTATCCTCGGCCTGCTCACCGACGCCCGTGCATGGAAGCGGGCCGCTGCTGGTGCACCGCCGATCAATGCGTTCACGCTGGGCACCGTCGAAGCCGCGGGCGCCGTCTACCGTACGCTCGACGAAGTCATTGCGCACCTCGATGTCTGGCGCCGGGAGCTGCATGCTGAGGGGTTGCTCCTCTGA
- a CDS encoding arsenic resistance protein: protein MDLYDRRPQVTPPSPALALETTLGRLDRLQPFLLLSAIAVGLALAAMAPTVAARLAPVVTGGVFLVIYFIMLGVSARGVMRAFARWKPATVAVGINFVVTPALAWVLGYLFLRGDPDIWVGLILYLVTPCIGWYLVFTELASGDVELGVSLLFWNVVLQIVLLPVYMVVLAGAVVHIEPSAILRSVLVFLVVPFLLAGGTRWSLGRAGISIELAKQRLRLPYLKTGTLMAVVASMFASQGSVVFANPAVVVKMILPGLGFFATAFGMSVVAARLFGLAYHEFALLVFTTSARNSEASLAVAVTAFASPLVALTVVIGPSIELPVLILMLHAVLWIRQQEWFVGSRVDSARRAVAADGPLRHRPLHRR from the coding sequence ATGGACCTGTACGACAGGAGGCCGCAGGTGACGCCGCCATCGCCCGCCCTGGCACTGGAGACGACGCTGGGCCGCCTCGATCGCCTGCAGCCGTTCTTGCTGCTGAGCGCCATCGCCGTAGGGTTGGCCCTGGCGGCGATGGCTCCGACGGTGGCGGCACGACTGGCCCCCGTGGTCACAGGTGGCGTATTCCTGGTCATCTACTTCATCATGCTTGGCGTGAGCGCACGAGGTGTCATGCGGGCCTTCGCGCGCTGGAAACCGGCCACGGTGGCGGTCGGGATCAATTTCGTGGTGACACCCGCGCTCGCCTGGGTGCTCGGGTATCTGTTTCTGCGCGGCGACCCGGACATTTGGGTGGGGCTCATCCTCTACCTGGTCACGCCCTGCATCGGTTGGTATCTCGTGTTCACCGAATTGGCCAGCGGCGACGTCGAACTCGGTGTCAGCCTCTTGTTCTGGAATGTGGTGCTGCAGATCGTCCTCCTGCCAGTCTACATGGTGGTGCTCGCCGGCGCCGTCGTCCACATCGAACCCTCCGCCATCCTACGCAGCGTGCTCGTCTTCTTGGTCGTGCCGTTTCTGCTGGCGGGTGGCACACGCTGGAGCCTGGGCCGCGCCGGCATTTCCATCGAGCTTGCCAAGCAGCGCCTCAGGCTTCCCTACCTGAAAACGGGCACGCTGATGGCGGTTGTCGCCTCCATGTTTGCATCCCAGGGGTCCGTGGTGTTCGCGAATCCGGCCGTAGTGGTGAAAATGATCCTGCCGGGGCTTGGCTTTTTCGCGACGGCGTTCGGCATGAGTGTCGTGGCGGCCCGGCTCTTTGGGCTCGCGTACCATGAGTTTGCGTTGCTCGTCTTCACCACCTCGGCCCGCAACTCCGAAGCTTCCCTCGCCGTGGCGGTCACCGCGTTCGCCAGCCCGCTGGTGGCGCTCACCGTGGTGATCGGGCCGAGTATCGAGCTGCCCGTGCTGATCCTCATGCTGCACGCCGTGCTGTGGATACGACAGCAGGAATGGTTCGTCGGGTCCCGTGTGGACAGTGCTCGACGGGCGGTGGCAGCGGACGGTCCGCTGCGCCACCGTCCGCTGCACCGACGGTAG
- a CDS encoding nucleoside hydrolase, which translates to MRVIIDTDPGIDDTAAIFLGLAAGLDVDAITTVFGNTDVEQCTHNALVILEAAGRPDIPVYPGAARPLLREPTYARAIHGQNGLGDVAFPAPARAPAAAGAVETLIERILQAPGEITVVALGPLTNVALALAAEPRVARAVRQIVLMGGAVLTWGNVTPAASANLYNDPEAARIVYRSGAPLAQVGLDVCRPTVITAAHLARLRRADNPAVGLLLQITPFIQEAYRRRGIAAVAGGGVQYNDVVCMSYVLRPDLFRVRRLPVDIETQGSLTAGATVADFDGQWGRPANVDVALEVDAGGVADVFTETLLAWR; encoded by the coding sequence ATGCGGGTGATCATCGATACCGATCCGGGGATCGACGACACCGCGGCGATCTTCCTCGGGCTCGCCGCCGGGCTTGACGTGGATGCGATTACCACGGTCTTTGGCAATACCGACGTCGAGCAGTGTACGCACAACGCCCTGGTCATCCTGGAAGCGGCCGGTCGGCCCGACATCCCGGTGTACCCTGGAGCGGCCCGGCCGCTGCTACGCGAGCCGACGTACGCCAGGGCGATCCACGGACAGAACGGGCTCGGCGACGTTGCGTTCCCCGCGCCAGCGCGGGCCCCCGCGGCAGCAGGCGCAGTGGAGACGCTCATCGAGCGCATCCTGCAGGCACCGGGCGAGATCACCGTGGTGGCGCTGGGGCCGCTCACGAACGTCGCCCTGGCACTCGCCGCGGAACCCCGTGTGGCGCGGGCGGTGCGCCAGATCGTGCTCATGGGGGGCGCCGTGCTCACCTGGGGCAACGTCACGCCGGCTGCCTCGGCGAATCTCTACAACGACCCCGAGGCCGCGCGGATCGTGTACCGCTCGGGAGCACCGCTGGCCCAGGTCGGGCTCGACGTCTGCCGGCCCACTGTGATCACTGCGGCGCACCTTGCGCGCCTGCGGCGGGCAGACAACCCGGCCGTGGGGCTGCTGCTGCAGATCACGCCGTTCATCCAGGAGGCGTACCGGCGTCGTGGGATTGCGGCGGTCGCCGGTGGCGGGGTGCAGTACAATGACGTGGTGTGCATGTCCTATGTCCTTCGCCCCGACCTGTTCCGGGTGCGACGCCTCCCCGTCGACATCGAGACCCAAGGCAGCCTGACCGCGGGGGCCACCGTGGCGGACTTCGACGGGCAGTGGGGGCGGCCCGCGAACGTGGATGTGGCGCTCGAGGTGGACGCGGGGGGCGTAGCGGACGTCTTCACGGAGACGCTGCTCGCCTGGCGCTGA
- a CDS encoding queuosine salvage family protein, which translates to MPYTYEAMRREIADLVGAAVHVTIDDGALADVAVVMRQQLATGGTAFQTDPQRFPAESPAENSRDTLQFYLVLTSQEFCIWRRRPDGAVEAWEITIGGERFVGARGIAAAHMRALRRGQPILDARYLAAMTLDDVRNIYRDERTGQVTLQLLPQRLAKYNELGRVLLERYDGHAANLLEAADGYLFRGDDQGLIQRLLLDFPTAYFDWPFCKLAMLYPKFLSTRAVDGIPTTPGYRRLVRIRDPEHFEIAADYYIPLFFIRTGIFRISADLADRLREQRLIARDSRMEREYRAATVTAGRRLATTTHAAVNAVDTECWRMGYLGCRPCRVGVSDAEHPCAYRGVSRAFQREHALMELRWPLVLTTCY; encoded by the coding sequence ATGCCGTACACCTACGAGGCGATGCGTCGAGAGATCGCGGACCTGGTTGGGGCCGCAGTGCACGTGACGATCGACGACGGGGCGCTGGCCGACGTCGCCGTGGTGATGCGGCAGCAGCTGGCCACGGGCGGTACCGCGTTCCAGACCGATCCGCAGCGGTTCCCGGCCGAATCGCCGGCCGAGAACAGCCGTGACACCCTGCAGTTCTACCTCGTCTTGACGTCGCAGGAGTTCTGTATCTGGCGGCGCCGGCCCGACGGGGCGGTGGAGGCCTGGGAGATCACCATCGGCGGGGAGCGCTTCGTAGGGGCACGTGGCATCGCGGCGGCGCACATGCGGGCCCTGCGGCGCGGCCAGCCGATCCTGGATGCGCGCTACCTGGCCGCGATGACCCTCGACGACGTGCGCAACATCTACCGTGACGAGCGAACCGGTCAGGTGACGCTGCAGCTGCTGCCGCAGCGGCTTGCCAAGTACAACGAGCTGGGCCGGGTGCTCCTGGAGCGCTACGACGGGCACGCGGCCAACCTTCTCGAGGCCGCCGACGGCTACCTGTTCCGCGGGGACGACCAGGGGCTGATCCAGCGGCTGCTGCTGGACTTTCCCACGGCGTACTTCGACTGGCCGTTCTGCAAGCTGGCGATGCTCTACCCGAAGTTCCTGAGCACGCGGGCCGTCGACGGTATTCCGACCACGCCGGGCTACCGGAGGCTCGTCCGCATCCGTGACCCCGAACACTTCGAGATCGCCGCCGACTACTACATTCCCCTGTTCTTCATCCGCACCGGGATCTTTCGGATCAGCGCAGACCTGGCCGATCGCCTGCGTGAGCAACGCCTCATCGCCCGTGACAGCCGTATGGAGCGGGAGTACCGTGCGGCGACGGTCACCGCTGGCCGCCGGCTGGCCACAACCACCCACGCGGCGGTCAACGCGGTGGACACCGAGTGCTGGCGCATGGGGTACCTCGGCTGTCGGCCCTGTCGGGTGGGTGTCAGCGACGCTGAGCACCCGTGTGCGTACCGCGGGGTGTCCCGCGCGTTTCAGCGGGAGCACGCGCTCATGGAGCTGCGGTGGCCGCTGGTGCTGACGACGTGCTACTGA
- a CDS encoding glucose 1-dehydrogenase yields the protein MRLAGKVAVVTGGAQGIGLAIARRFGAEGAMVVVADVDEERGTRAAAMLQGHGAPALFVATDVACADQVARLFVRTVEAFGRVDVLVNNAALAHGPGVERHFLDTDEATWDRVMAVNLKGVYLCAWHAARQMVARRAGCIINMSSCGATRAHRHRVAYDAAKGAVEAATRAMALDLAPWGIRVNAIAPGAIAVERRSPVGAEARTAVSDVIPLARMGTGADVAGAAVYLASDDAAYVTGTVVTVDGGLSAQLRSPAVDVKIVFTGQ from the coding sequence GTGCGGCTGGCAGGGAAAGTTGCCGTCGTCACCGGAGGCGCGCAGGGCATCGGACTGGCCATCGCTAGGCGGTTCGGCGCGGAAGGCGCGATGGTGGTGGTCGCCGACGTCGACGAGGAACGGGGAACCCGAGCGGCGGCGATGCTGCAGGGGCACGGAGCCCCGGCGCTGTTCGTGGCCACGGATGTTGCGTGTGCTGACCAGGTGGCCCGGCTCTTCGTCCGGACGGTGGAGGCGTTCGGCCGGGTGGACGTGCTGGTCAACAACGCAGCCCTGGCCCACGGCCCCGGAGTCGAACGCCACTTTCTGGATACCGACGAGGCCACGTGGGACCGCGTGATGGCGGTGAACCTCAAGGGTGTGTACCTGTGCGCGTGGCACGCCGCGCGCCAGATGGTGGCGCGCCGCGCCGGGTGCATCATCAACATGAGCTCGTGCGGCGCCACGCGCGCTCATCGCCATCGAGTCGCCTACGATGCGGCCAAGGGGGCGGTCGAAGCGGCCACACGCGCCATGGCCTTGGATCTGGCACCGTGGGGCATCCGTGTCAATGCCATCGCCCCGGGCGCGATCGCCGTGGAACGACGCAGCCCCGTGGGGGCGGAAGCGCGGACGGCCGTGAGCGACGTCATCCCGTTGGCCCGCATGGGCACCGGCGCCGACGTGGCGGGCGCAGCGGTCTACCTGGCATCCGATGACGCGGCCTACGTGACCGGCACCGTCGTCACCGTCGACGGCGGGCTCTCGGCCCAACTCCGGTCACCGGCGGTCGACGTGAAGATCGTGTTCACGGGCCAGTAG
- a CDS encoding cold-shock protein has protein sequence MATGTVKWFSNEKGYGFITPDDGTKDLFVHFSGIEGDGYRSLVEGQKVEYTQTQGQKGPQATRVRPIG, from the coding sequence ATGGCAACAGGCACCGTGAAGTGGTTCAGCAACGAGAAGGGCTACGGGTTCATCACACCCGACGACGGCACGAAGGATCTCTTCGTGCACTTCAGCGGCATCGAGGGCGACGGCTACCGATCGCTGGTCGAGGGGCAGAAGGTCGAGTACACGCAGACCCAGGGCCAGAAGGGACCGCAGGCCACGCGGGTGCGCCCGATCGGCTAA
- a CDS encoding DUF402 domain-containing protein, giving the protein MTVHPPRSKGQIVFEFVRPPDRRVAFTAHLLEATEHLIVVAHDLAPSRPLDYDGVPVLAAGYGAVWFLFKDQPFDVGRIYRPDGTWTGYYVDVLEPVRWQDADPHTLDPLVDLFLDLWIAPDGRHLVLDEDEFAAAVRLGHLTPTQAAHARAVLDALVAATARGEFPPEVVRTYAL; this is encoded by the coding sequence GTGACGGTCCACCCGCCCCGCAGCAAGGGGCAGATCGTGTTTGAGTTCGTGCGCCCGCCGGACCGGCGCGTCGCGTTCACGGCGCACCTGCTCGAGGCCACCGAGCACCTCATCGTGGTTGCCCACGACCTGGCGCCGTCGCGTCCCCTCGACTACGATGGTGTGCCGGTGCTGGCAGCCGGGTATGGGGCCGTGTGGTTCCTGTTCAAGGACCAGCCCTTCGACGTGGGCCGGATCTACCGCCCCGATGGGACCTGGACGGGGTACTACGTCGACGTGCTGGAGCCGGTGCGGTGGCAGGATGCGGACCCGCACACCCTGGACCCTCTCGTGGACCTCTTCCTCGACCTCTGGATCGCGCCCGACGGCAGGCACCTGGTGCTCGACGAAGACGAGTTCGCGGCGGCCGTGCGCCTGGGGCACCTGACCCCCACGCAGGCGGCCCACGCCCGCGCGGTCCTGGACGCGCTCGTGGCGGCCACCGCACGGGGCGAATTCCCGCCGGAGGTCGTGCGGACGTACGCCCTGTAA
- a CDS encoding N-acyl homoserine lactonase family protein: MPTWQVFALSPGGRTVDWSTRLYLHPVGETTTSAYFLWVLEGADGPVVVDTGFTPRLGRLKGIPVDGLRPREQLLAAVGVQPEQVRTVLLTHLHWDHFDLEGAFPAATFWVQRREVEFWTGYGAGEPWHQRFLSDRFTEELGDLQVHGRLKVVEGVLEPLPGVRLEWVGGHSPGMQIVVVETARGPFVIANDALTTYRNLRDWMPPAIHLCSVAECLDAMRRIRALCDGDESRLCPGHDGEVWRRFPEVAPGVYRLA, encoded by the coding sequence ATGCCGACGTGGCAGGTGTTCGCCTTGAGCCCGGGGGGCCGTACGGTGGACTGGTCGACGCGCCTCTACCTGCACCCGGTAGGCGAGACGACGACGTCTGCCTACTTCCTGTGGGTGCTGGAGGGCGCCGACGGTCCGGTGGTAGTGGACACGGGGTTCACGCCACGCCTGGGACGCCTCAAGGGCATTCCCGTCGACGGGCTGCGGCCGCGTGAGCAGTTGCTGGCTGCGGTGGGCGTGCAGCCCGAGCAGGTGCGCACGGTGCTGCTCACGCACCTGCACTGGGATCACTTCGACCTGGAGGGGGCGTTCCCGGCAGCCACGTTCTGGGTGCAGCGCCGTGAGGTGGAGTTCTGGACCGGCTACGGTGCCGGCGAGCCCTGGCACCAGCGTTTCCTGAGCGACCGGTTCACCGAGGAGCTGGGAGACCTGCAGGTGCACGGCCGGCTGAAGGTCGTCGAGGGCGTGCTGGAACCGCTGCCCGGTGTGCGGCTGGAGTGGGTGGGCGGGCACTCGCCGGGGATGCAGATCGTGGTGGTGGAGACCGCCAGGGGGCCGTTCGTCATCGCCAACGACGCCCTGACGACCTACCGCAACCTGCGCGACTGGATGCCCCCGGCAATTCACCTCTGCAGCGTCGCGGAGTGCCTGGACGCCATGCGGCGCATTCGAGCGCTGTGCGACGGCGACGAGAGCCGGCTGTGCCCGGGCCACGACGGCGAGGTCTGGCGCCGCTTCCCCGAGGTGGCGCCGGGTGTGTACCGGCTGGCGTAG
- a CDS encoding polysaccharide pyruvyl transferase family protein — MSVHHASGIHRATHLRDLRGRGVAVPSAGTGLVAALRGTLHDVLRAVLGATRTCALLDFPNRTNVGDSLIWAGERTLLDRCGIRVLYTADRRTFSATVVRRLPRATPILFHGGGKLGDLWPVHEVFCETVVAACPDRPIVLLPQTVTFVQRAALERAGAVLRRHPDLTVLVRDTESLRIVDQELRVRAVLCPDPAFALDPLPGAAAPLAAPAPTRRVLLLLRRDHEAALTRGQHPQAVDWVTIAGRDWAALVRYVARIMLADLRLRMARWTAADVPLVSPAVSARLTAYDALATWLVHRGVRLIADSDVVVTDRLHGHILAMLLERPHVLLDDRYGKLRRFVRTWTQPSRLVHWARTLDEALHVAAAFAQSTPAAAGPRGGPLA, encoded by the coding sequence GTGTCCGTGCACCACGCGTCTGGAATCCACCGTGCTACCCACCTCCGGGATCTTCGTGGTCGGGGTGTCGCTGTCCCCTCCGCCGGCACGGGTCTGGTCGCCGCGCTGCGGGGCACGCTGCACGACGTCCTCCGGGCGGTGCTGGGGGCTACACGCACGTGCGCGCTGCTCGACTTCCCCAACCGCACCAACGTGGGCGACAGCCTCATCTGGGCCGGCGAGCGCACGCTGCTCGACCGATGCGGGATTCGGGTGCTCTACACCGCCGACCGCAGAACCTTCAGCGCGACCGTGGTGCGGAGGCTGCCGCGCGCCACCCCCATCCTCTTCCACGGCGGTGGCAAGCTGGGTGATCTCTGGCCGGTCCACGAGGTGTTCTGCGAGACGGTCGTCGCGGCGTGCCCCGACCGCCCCATCGTGTTGCTGCCGCAGACGGTCACCTTCGTGCAGCGGGCGGCCCTCGAGCGCGCGGGCGCCGTCCTCCGGCGGCATCCCGACCTCACCGTGCTGGTCCGGGATACCGAGAGCCTGCGGATCGTCGACCAGGAGCTCCGTGTCCGTGCAGTCCTGTGTCCGGACCCCGCGTTTGCGCTCGATCCCCTGCCCGGGGCCGCCGCCCCGCTGGCAGCACCGGCCCCTACACGGCGCGTGCTCCTCCTGCTCCGCAGGGACCACGAAGCGGCACTGACCAGAGGACAGCATCCGCAGGCGGTCGACTGGGTCACGATCGCGGGCCGCGACTGGGCAGCGCTCGTCCGGTACGTCGCGCGTATCATGCTGGCCGATCTTCGCCTGCGGATGGCCCGGTGGACAGCGGCCGACGTCCCGCTTGTGTCTCCCGCGGTGTCTGCCCGCCTCACCGCCTACGACGCCCTGGCGACGTGGCTGGTGCACAGGGGCGTCCGGCTGATCGCCGACAGCGACGTCGTCGTCACCGACCGCCTGCACGGCCACATCCTGGCGATGCTGCTGGAACGACCGCACGTGCTGCTCGACGACCGCTACGGGAAGCTCCGGCGCTTCGTCCGGACCTGGACACAGCCCTCACGCCTCGTCCACTGGGCCCGAACGCTCGACGAGGCGCTGCACGTCGCCGCGGCGTTCGCGCAGTCGACGCCGGCCGCCGCAGGGCCCCGTGGGGGCCCTCTCGCGTAG
- a CDS encoding kelch repeat-containing protein, with the protein MEITRRQFLTVVAGTVVAPAVGMGHATRGAAAETSGRWVRRASLPFPRTEVSVAALDGKVYVIAGYAHGRVDQPYTQAYDPQADAWRDLAPMPRGLNHVAVVGSRGRIWAFGGFVEQNRNAVADAYVYDAAANHWERIAPLPAPRGAASAVELGGLLHLVGGRDQQSVGTHEVYDPTADRWHARAPLPGPRDHLGLVVLDGRIHAIGGRFNTFANNRAIHHVYDPTRDRWEERAPLPKPRSGVAAAVLRGRIYVFGGEETGGVFPDNDAYDPQADRWVAMAPMPTPRHGTGAAAVGAWIYVPGGGLTVGGSRPSDAHEAFAP; encoded by the coding sequence ATGGAAATCACACGGCGGCAGTTCCTGACGGTGGTGGCTGGCACGGTCGTCGCCCCGGCCGTCGGTATGGGGCACGCGACGCGGGGGGCGGCCGCCGAGACGTCCGGACGCTGGGTACGGCGGGCCTCACTGCCATTCCCCCGCACGGAAGTCAGCGTCGCGGCCCTCGACGGCAAGGTGTACGTGATCGCGGGATACGCCCATGGCCGCGTCGACCAGCCCTACACCCAGGCCTACGACCCGCAGGCGGACGCCTGGCGCGACCTCGCCCCGATGCCCAGAGGCCTCAACCACGTCGCGGTGGTGGGCAGTCGGGGACGCATCTGGGCGTTTGGCGGATTCGTGGAGCAGAACCGGAACGCCGTGGCGGACGCCTACGTCTACGACGCCGCCGCAAACCACTGGGAGCGCATCGCGCCCCTGCCGGCGCCCCGCGGGGCGGCCTCGGCGGTCGAGCTGGGCGGCCTGCTCCACCTCGTCGGCGGCCGCGACCAGCAGAGCGTCGGCACGCACGAGGTCTACGACCCCACGGCGGACCGCTGGCACGCCCGCGCCCCGCTTCCGGGCCCGCGCGACCACCTGGGCCTGGTGGTGCTCGACGGGCGCATCCACGCCATCGGAGGCCGCTTCAACACCTTCGCCAACAACCGCGCCATCCACCATGTCTACGACCCCACCCGCGACCGATGGGAGGAGCGCGCGCCGCTCCCGAAGCCGCGCAGCGGCGTGGCAGCAGCGGTGCTGCGCGGGCGCATCTACGTGTTCGGGGGCGAGGAGACGGGCGGCGTCTTCCCGGACAACGACGCCTACGACCCCCAGGCAGATCGCTGGGTAGCTATGGCGCCCATGCCCACCCCGCGCCACGGGACCGGCGCCGCGGCTGTGGGCGCATGGATCTACGTGCCGGGGGGCGGGCTCACCGTCGGCGGCAGTCGACCTTCTGACGCCCACGAGGCGTTTGCGCCCTGA
- a CDS encoding YSC84-related protein: MAVVLAMAATLALAPSASAKTAKEIDAGVDAVLDQFMQKVKGAREFLRTAKGVLVFPGVIKAGIGVGGEYGEGALRIGGRTVAYYSLAAASIGLQLGAQKKDIIIVFLDSKALADFRASTGWQVGVNGSVVLVDLGADASIDTQKANKPIVGFVIGQKGLMYNLTLEGAKISKIDR; this comes from the coding sequence GTGGCGGTCGTCCTCGCGATGGCAGCAACGCTTGCGCTGGCACCGTCGGCGTCCGCCAAGACGGCGAAGGAGATCGACGCCGGCGTGGACGCCGTGCTGGACCAGTTCATGCAGAAAGTCAAGGGCGCCCGCGAGTTCCTCCGGACCGCCAAGGGCGTGCTGGTCTTCCCCGGCGTCATCAAGGCCGGCATCGGCGTCGGCGGCGAGTACGGCGAAGGCGCGCTGCGCATCGGCGGACGCACGGTCGCCTACTACAGCCTGGCCGCCGCCTCCATCGGGCTACAGCTGGGCGCCCAGAAGAAGGACATCATCATCGTCTTCCTCGACAGCAAGGCGCTGGCCGACTTCCGCGCCAGCACCGGCTGGCAGGTGGGCGTGAACGGCTCGGTGGTGCTCGTCGACCTGGGCGCCGACGCATCGATCGACACGCAAAAAGCCAACAAGCCCATCGTGGGCTTCGTGATCGGCCAGAAGGGCTTGATGTACAACCTGACGCTGGAAGGCGCGAAGATCTCGAAGATCGACCGGTAG
- a CDS encoding cupin domain-containing protein: protein MPQASRATAFQVEVAEGFEGRYQEVGSYTIGFETYTAHADLTPLFKGLPDDRCQCPHWGIVLQGKLVYHYADGDDVSTAGEAYYAAPGHTPEIFPDTEVVESSPTVELRKTMDVVMKNVAAMGG, encoded by the coding sequence ATGCCGCAGGCATCCAGGGCAACAGCATTTCAGGTGGAGGTGGCGGAGGGGTTTGAAGGTCGGTACCAGGAAGTGGGTAGCTACACGATTGGGTTCGAAACCTACACCGCCCATGCAGATTTGACTCCCCTGTTCAAGGGACTCCCAGACGACCGCTGTCAGTGTCCGCACTGGGGCATCGTGCTGCAGGGCAAGCTCGTTTACCACTACGCTGACGGCGACGACGTAAGCACCGCGGGAGAAGCGTACTACGCCGCTCCCGGCCACACCCCCGAGATCTTCCCGGACACCGAGGTCGTCGAGTCCAGCCCTACGGTGGAGTTGAGGAAGACGATGGACGTCGTGATGAAGAACGTTGCGGCGATGGGCGGCTAG
- a CDS encoding queuosine salvage family protein yields MEVRTYEAMLDALRAIAASARHVTIDRAQLVRVAAVLRERLGADDFQIRRERPALAPADCLQFALVAGTHNFLIWQRMPTGDVEPWRVHVDGEERYGAPAIYACHLRALRAGKNILDPNYLVSMTLADMEDYYRDERTGAVTLQFLPERLAKFHEVGRVLRARYRGSFVTLFERAEGWLFRPDGQGIVQRLLDDFPLAYGDWPFCKLIMVTVGNLYADQEWLGPPGTPVRTLVDLRDPEHLEVGADYYRPFFLYRVGVLRVSEALREHLRQRALIPRDSPMEREYRAWTILATRELAAHLGVLPHALATETWAMGFMRCRPCHPGVDPETVPCDYRGVCRAYTSDPALMEALWPLVLTPWY; encoded by the coding sequence ATGGAGGTACGGACGTACGAGGCGATGCTGGATGCCCTCCGGGCAATCGCGGCGTCTGCTCGTCACGTGACGATCGACCGCGCGCAGTTGGTGCGGGTTGCGGCGGTGCTTCGGGAGCGTCTTGGGGCTGACGACTTCCAGATCCGCCGCGAGCGCCCGGCCTTGGCGCCGGCGGACTGCCTGCAGTTCGCGCTGGTTGCCGGTACCCACAACTTCCTCATCTGGCAACGGATGCCTACTGGGGACGTGGAGCCCTGGCGGGTACACGTCGACGGCGAGGAGCGCTACGGTGCCCCGGCCATCTACGCGTGCCACCTGCGAGCCCTGCGCGCCGGCAAGAACATCCTTGACCCCAACTACCTGGTCTCGATGACACTGGCCGACATGGAGGACTACTACCGGGACGAGCGCACCGGCGCGGTAACCTTGCAATTCCTCCCGGAACGCCTCGCTAAGTTCCATGAGGTAGGGCGGGTCCTCCGTGCCCGCTACCGCGGGTCGTTCGTGACGCTGTTCGAACGCGCCGAGGGCTGGCTGTTCCGTCCCGATGGTCAGGGGATCGTGCAACGGCTGCTCGACGACTTTCCGCTGGCGTATGGCGACTGGCCGTTCTGCAAGCTGATCATGGTGACCGTAGGGAACCTCTACGCCGACCAGGAGTGGCTGGGGCCGCCGGGCACCCCCGTGCGCACGCTGGTGGACCTGCGCGACCCCGAGCATCTGGAGGTGGGTGCCGACTACTATCGACCTTTCTTCCTCTACCGAGTGGGGGTGTTGCGGGTGAGCGAGGCCTTGCGAGAGCATCTGCGGCAACGCGCCCTCATTCCACGCGACAGTCCCATGGAAAGGGAGTACCGGGCCTGGACGATCCTGGCCACGCGCGAACTCGCCGCACACCTGGGCGTGCTTCCGCACGCCCTGGCCACAGAGACGTGGGCCATGGGGTTCATGCGGTGCCGGCCCTGCCACCCGGGGGTGGACCCCGAGACAGTGCCGTGCGACTACCGAGGCGTCTGTCGAGCCTACACGAGCGACCCCGCGCTGATGGAGGCGCTCTGGCCGCTGGTGCTGACCCCATGGTACTGA